In Urocitellus parryii isolate mUroPar1 unplaced genomic scaffold, mUroPar1.hap1 Scaffold_264, whole genome shotgun sequence, the following are encoded in one genomic region:
- the LOC144251901 gene encoding cytochrome P450 3A9-like gives MGLIPNFSMETWALLGISLVLLYLYGTYSHGLFKKLGIPGPTPLPLFGTLLHYRKGFWQYDVQCHEKYGKMWGLYDGPQPVLVITDPEMIKTVLVKEHYSVFTNHPVVLPLGFVQKALFAARDEEWKRLRVLLSPVFSSGKLKEMIPIINQNGDALVKYLSQEVKKGEPVTVKEILGSYNMDVIISTSFGVNVNSLNNPQDPFVNKAKKVLGSDVFRPIFLIIMIFPFLRPVFQALNVYRFSKSALDFFKNAVMRMKQKRLENKEKHRIDFLQLMIDSQNSQDKEPYQGLSDLEIAAQSIIFILAGYETTSSTLSFIMYLLATHPDVQKKLQQEIDETLPNKAPVTYDVLFEMKYLDMVVKETLRLYPIIERIERVCKKDVELNRVLIPKGTNVAIPIYCLHQNSTYWPEPEKFYPERFSKKNKDSINPYVYMPFGNGPRNCIGMRFALMSMKLALIRLLQNFSFHPCKETQIPLKLRKTPFLQPEKPIVLKVVSRDEPGK, from the exons ATGGGTCTGATCCCAAACTTTTCCATGGAAACCTGGGCTCTCCTGGGAATCAGCCTGGTGCTCCTCTACCT ATATGGAACCTATTCTCATGGGCTATTTAAGAAGCTGGGAATACCTGGGCCAACACCTCTGCCTTTATTTGGAACTCTTCTGCACTACCGCAAG GGTTTTTGGCAGTATGATGTCCAATGTCATGAAAAGTATGGGAAAATGTGGGG ATTGTATGATGGTCCACAGCCTGTGTTGGTTATTACGGATCCAGAGATGATCAAAACAGTTCTGGTGAAAGaacattattctgtttttacaAATCATCCg GTAGTTTTGCCATTGGGATTTGTGCAAAAAGCTCTCTTTGCAGCAAGGGATGAAGAGTGGAAGAGACTTCGAGTCTTGCTGTCGCCAGTGTTCTCCAGTGGGAAACTCAAGGAG ATGATCCCCATCATTAACCAAAATGGAGACGCATTGGTGAAGTACCTGAGCCAGGAAGTGAAGAAAGGCGAGCCTGTCACTGTGAAAGA AATTTTGGGGAGCTACAACATGGACGTGATCATTAGCACATCTTTTGGAGTTAATGTCAATTCCCTCAACAATCCACAAGATCCATTTGTGAATAAAGCCAAGAAGGTCCTTGGTTCAGATGTCTTCCGtccaatttttcttataatta TGATATTTCCATTCCTTAGACCAGTGTTTCAAGCATTAAATGTCTACAGGTTTTCAAAAAGTgctctggatttttttaaaaatgctgtaatGAGGATGAAACAAAAACgcctagaaaataaagaaaag CACCGCATTGATTTTCTCCAGTTAATGATTGATTCCCAGAATTCCCAAGACAAGGAGCCCTACCAAG GTCTATCTGATCTGGAGATTGCAGCCCAGTCTATTATCTTTATCTTGGCTGGCTATGAAACCACTAGCAGCACTCTTTCATTTATAATGTATCTACTGGCCACCCACCCTGATGTCCAGAAGAAGCTTCAGCAGGAGATTGATGAGACTTTGCCCAATAAG GCACCTGTTACATACGATGTACTATTTGAGATGAAGTATCTGGACATGGTGGTGAAGGAAACTCTCAGATTATATCCAATTATTGAGAGAATTGAGAGAGTCTGTAAAAAAGATGTTGAACTCAATCGGGTGCTCATTCCCAAAGGAACAAACGTGGCTATACCAATATATTGTCTTCATCAAAACTCCACGTACTGGCCAGAACCTGAAAAGTTCTACCCTGAAAG GTTCAGTAAGAAGAACAAGGACAGCATCAATCCTTACGTATACATGCCCTTTGGAAATGGACCCAGAAACTGCATTGGCATGAGGTTTGCTCTCATGAGCATGAAACTTGCTCTCATCAGATTACTGCAGAACTTCTCCTTCCATCCTTGCAAGGAAACACAG